From Penaeus monodon isolate SGIC_2016 chromosome 6, NSTDA_Pmon_1, whole genome shotgun sequence, the proteins below share one genomic window:
- the LOC119573908 gene encoding CLIP domain-containing serine protease B14-like — protein sequence MLVMDKAFGIHYVSTHDITVSSDSWASVRADKGLRLAALLFPKVKTELAAAGSYHTRGLRHVRQSLHESVPGVAPESGSLESTSAIRISLCLLGVCVVQSYGHLGSCEDHTPQCAAWARQGLCQKNELFMVHNCPVSCDLCIDPQCRDQDRRCSAFAQQGKCAVIPNMLKICPHSCNNCNIPVFKTIINPDFQCGGPGSAGRRKRQVIFPDELGRREKTRPVKKEKPMMKVVGNMNGNINVNDTFCGATPISDRFLLTAAHCVFNSAHTPLTVRLGELDFGSDNEANSQPVDYDIEEIIVHPEYERDSFTRYNDIALIKTIQTIRFTDLIFPFCISADRPQHGSEVIGAGFGKVNSTTRVTHLQEVVLNIVGPAECERIYERESNLQLLRLSYPNLLQGRGILCAAFPGRDACEGDSGGPLFTEDSQGRRFLVGIVSAGIPCGDDGVSLLPGTYVSVADQIDFIDSVLYP from the exons ATGCT TGTTATGGATAAAGCATTTGGCATCCATTATGTTTCGACACATGACATCACTGTTTCCAGCGACTCGTGGGCCTCTGTTCGCGCAGACAAAGG CTTACGTCTGGCAGCGCTGCTGTTTCCGAAGGTCAAGACCGAGCTGGCCGCGGCTGGCAGCTACCACACGCGCGGCTTGAGGCACGTGAGGCAGTCCCTGCACGAGTCAGTCCCTGGTGTTGCTCCCGAGTCAGGTTCACTGGAATC TACTTCCGCTATCAGGATTTCGCTTTGTCTGCTGGGAGTATGTGTCGTACAGTCCTACGGTCACCTGG GGAGCTGCGAGGACCACACCCCGCAATGCGCTGCCTGGGCTCGCCAGGGGCTTTGCCAGAAGAACGAGCTCTTCATGGTCCACAACTGCCCCGTCAGCTGTGACCTCTGCATCG atCCGCAGTGTCGTGACCAGGATCGCAGGTGTTCGGCTTTTGCTCAACAGGGAAAGTGCGCAGTCATCCCAAATATGTTAAAAATCTGTCCGCATTCTTGCAACAACTGCAATATCCCAGTTTTTAAAACCATTATCAATCCGGACTTCC AGTGCGGCGGCCCAGGGAGTGCGGGGAGAAGAAAACGCCAAGTTATCTTCCCGGATGAACTAGGGCGGCGGGAA AAAACGAGACCGGTAAAGAAGGAAAAGCCAATGATGAAAGTAG TTGGCAACATGAACGGCAACATCAACGTGAACGACACCTTCTGCGGGGCGACGCCCATCTCCGATCGCTTCCTGCTGACGGCGGCCCATTGCGTCTTCAACTCCGCCCACAC GCCGCTGACGGTGCGCCTGGGGGAGCTGGACTTCGGAAGCGACAACGAAGCCAACTCGCAACCTGTCGATTACGATATTGAGGAGATCATTGTGCATCCTGAGTATGA ACGAGACTCCTTCACCAGATATAACGACATCGCACTCATAAAGACCATCCAAACCATTAGATTTACGGACCTGATCTTCCCCTTCTGCATCAGCGCCGATCGCCCGCAGCACGGAAGCGAAGTCATTGGCGCTGGCTTCGGCAAAGTCAACTCTA CGACAAGAGTAACACATCTCCAGGAGGTGGTACTGAACATCGTAGGACCCGCCGAATGCGAGAGAATCTACGAGAGAGAAAGCAACCTGCAGCTGCTGAGGCTGTCCTACCCGAACCTGCTTCAAGGGAGAGGCATTTTGTGCGCCGCTTTCCCAGGCAGGGATGCTTGCGAG GGTGACTCAGGAGGACCTCTGTTCACGGAGGACAGCCAGGGGCGCCGGTTCCTCGTGGGCATCGTCAGCGCCGGCATCCCGTGCGGCGACGATGGCGTGTCGCTTCTCCCGGGGACTTACGTGAGCGTCGCGGATCAAATCGACTTTATTGACAGCGTCTTGTATCCCTAA